The following coding sequences lie in one Megalodesulfovibrio gigas DSM 1382 = ATCC 19364 genomic window:
- a CDS encoding lysophospholipid acyltransferase family protein, which translates to MKLARDMALWAVWGPFKRLLWLLPATWGLRLARLLGRVYYHVAGGKRRGMEEAARLILGNNTPPETVRGLVRQAAVNFVCNDVEVLLFPTLTPARTQAITRLEGQEHLDAALAAGHGVILAFGHFGANQMIMPAIGHRGYRMCQLSAPAWVLNERLPEARSALVRRTREMRWAHEASLPVQHINIFGNLKEAFACLKRGEVLGVAVDGGGGERKLPATFLGRRALFSIGAAGLAMRTGAPLVPCAMLRDPATGINTLRIRPALRLEESPRKDKDTAVLERNLQRLISILEEDVLQRPDHYLYFLAFRLHMALKEDPLFLDA; encoded by the coding sequence ATGAAACTTGCACGCGACATGGCCCTCTGGGCCGTCTGGGGCCCGTTCAAACGGCTGCTGTGGCTGCTGCCGGCAACGTGGGGCCTGCGTCTGGCGCGCCTGCTGGGCCGCGTCTATTATCATGTGGCCGGCGGCAAGCGCCGGGGCATGGAGGAAGCCGCGCGGCTCATCCTCGGCAACAACACCCCGCCCGAGACCGTGCGGGGCTTGGTGCGTCAGGCAGCGGTGAACTTTGTCTGCAACGACGTGGAAGTGCTGCTCTTTCCCACGCTCACCCCGGCGCGGACCCAGGCCATCACGCGGCTGGAGGGGCAGGAACACCTGGATGCCGCCCTGGCGGCGGGACACGGCGTCATCCTGGCCTTCGGACACTTCGGGGCCAACCAGATGATCATGCCGGCCATCGGCCACCGGGGCTACCGCATGTGCCAGCTTTCGGCCCCGGCCTGGGTGCTCAACGAGCGCCTGCCCGAGGCCCGCAGCGCCCTGGTGCGCCGCACACGGGAGATGCGCTGGGCGCACGAAGCCTCCCTGCCGGTGCAGCACATCAATATCTTTGGCAATCTGAAGGAAGCCTTCGCCTGCCTCAAGCGCGGGGAGGTGCTGGGCGTGGCTGTGGATGGCGGCGGCGGCGAGCGCAAGTTGCCGGCTACATTCCTGGGCCGGCGGGCGCTCTTTTCCATCGGCGCGGCGGGCCTGGCCATGCGCACCGGCGCGCCCCTGGTGCCGTGCGCCATGCTGCGGGACCCGGCCACGGGCATCAATACCTTGCGCATTCGTCCAGCCCTGAGGCTGGAGGAGTCGCCCCGCAAGGACAAAGACACGGCCGTCCTGGAACGCAATCTGCAGCGGCTCATCTCCATTCTTGAAGAAGACGTCCTGCAACGGCCGGATCACTATCTGTATTTTCTGGCATTTCGCCTGCACATGGCCCTGAAGGAAGATCCGTTGTTCCTGGATGCATAG